A single region of the Trichoplusia ni isolate ovarian cell line Hi5 chromosome 24, tn1, whole genome shotgun sequence genome encodes:
- the LOC113505205 gene encoding uncharacterized protein LOC113505205, which produces MSVIAVRGFPLPFTLSNVVKTLARIISGHFEALNFEQGKLKGQKFKTCYLRLSEKLDPVRVVERINNSGKTLKSFRLCSFVPKRVPDLPLATKPKKLTQKLARALKIPDNDSPERVMKLASSEILIELQIKYPGLYHLSKKNGHQLLTEISKKIMDRLKEIEQHHSEALESGFRLTQWYRRMHPHFGDFQLVLGTLHALEDAACQMRTQLHEKELAAVPPQPYVFDNLPYSEVQKACAKYSDRIIKKITEHIKNLKSDVSENDTEDELVRKKVREELKKMAPFMPQIVNQVVSKHFIPQKSPYYRVRIYGEPFLPSKDTMSPFVRRYQPVHITRSSRMYNALRLSVPQAHYAGLMAMDGTVLNGAKLVIRSSDIPLFNPKSVPQEEHMDGEWVD; this is translated from the exons ATGTCTGTAATTGCGGTCCGAGGGTTTCCCCTTCCG ttcaCTTTATCTAATGTAGTAAAGACTCTAGCAAGAATAATTAGTGGACACTTTGAAGCCCTGAATTTTGAACAGGGAAAATTAAAgggacaaaaatttaaaacatgttatttgCGTCTCTCGGAGAAGTTGGACCCTGTTCGCGTTGTTGAGAGGATAAATAACAGCGGGAAAACTCTAAAGAGCTTTAGACTGTGTTCGTTTGTTCCAAAACGAGTGCCTGAT CTTCCCCTGGCAACAAAACCAAAGAAGCTAACCCAGAAACTTGCTCGTGCGCTGAAAATACCAGATAATGATTCACCAGAAAGG gtTATGAAGTTAGCAAGTTCAGAGATATTGATTGAGTTGCAAATTAAATATCCAGGATTGTACCACTTGAGCAAGAAGAATGGGCACCAGCTGCTGACTGAGATATCTAAG AAAATAATGGACCGTCTCAAAGAGATAGAACAGCATCACTCCGAGGCGTTGGAGTCAGGGTTCCGCCTGACGCAGTGGTACCGGCGCATGCACCCGCACTTCGGCGACTTCCAGCTGGTATTGGGCACGCTGCACGCGCTGGAGGACGCGGCCTGCCAGATGCGGACACAGCTGCACGAGAAGGAACTGGCTGCTGTGCCGCCGCAACCATATG tATTCGACAACCTACCATACTCAGAAGTACAGAAAGCTTGTGCCAAGTATTCAGACAGGATTATTAAGAAG ATTACAGAGCACATAAAGAATTTAAAGTCAGACGTGTCCGAGAACGACACAGAAGATGAATTAGTGAGGAAAAAGGTCAGAGAAGAACTCAAGAAGATGGCTCCATTTATGCCACAG ATTGTAAATCAAGTGgtgtcaaaacattttataccaCAGAAGAGTCCTTACTACAGAGTCAGG ATATACGGCGAGCCGTTCCTGCCGTCGAAGGACACGATGTCCCCGTTCGTGCGCCGCTACCAGCCGGTCCACATCACGCGCTCGTCGCGCATGTACAACGCGCTGCGGCTCAGCGTCCCGCAGGCGCACTACGCGGGACTCATGGCCATGGACGGGACCGTGCTCA ACGGCGCCAAATTAGTAATTCGCTCATCGGATATACCTCTGTTCAACCCCAAATCTGTCCCACAGGAAGAACATATGGACGGAGAATGGGTTGACTAG
- the LOC113505206 gene encoding uncharacterized protein LOC113505206, whose translation MTKIAAFVFFDIETTGLPHQERNKTKITELSFVAAVRSDIEEAPIGSKPYVSKLTLLFNPQKKICAEVALLTGLSNNTLKNAPIFKDNIHTILAFLGELPKPTCLVAHNGNRFDFKLLLTEFLDINAILPQDLLCVDSLIGFRHILKNRSSPDLPNARTVPIPRDKSFSKDDSLLEEDSLARDSSMYRSSSLISEDSLISDDWPELDVSTEDWQEIDSLCSSFSEMPYEASNMSRSMKDEAKELAGKSTTEKVSYTLSSLYRRLLKKEVYNAHRAEDDCLMLLECVVATKEFLPWADRFCKSILDIKPFDRCQYK comes from the coding sequence ATGACAAAAATAGCAGCTTTCGTATTTTTTGATATAGAGACGACTGGTTTACCGCACCAGGAaaggaataaaacaaagataactGAGCTTAGTTTCGTGGCCGCTGTTCGTAGTGATATAGAAGAGGCTCCTATTGGTTCTAAACCTTATGTGAGCAAGCTGACTCTGCTCTTTAACCCCCAGAAAAAAATCTGTGCTGAAGTGGCGCTGCTGACTGGCTTatcaaataatactttaaagaaCGCGCCAATATTTAAGGATAATATTCACACAATACTTGCGTTTCTAGGTGAACTGCCTAAACCAACATGTCTCGTTGCCCATAATGGCAATAGATTTGATTTCAAACTACTTTTGACTGAATTTTTGGATATTAATGCTATTTTACCTCAAGACTTGTTATGTGTTGATTCGCTTATAGGATTCCGACATATCCTTAAAAATAGAAGCTCACCTGACTTACCTAATGCCAGAACTGTTCCAATACCTAGAGACAAATCATTTTCTAAAGATGACTCACTATTAGAAGAAGACTCTTTAGCTAGAGATAGTTCAATGTACAGGTCTAGCTCACTTATCAGTGAGGACTCTCTGATCAGTGATGATTGGCCTGAACTTGATGTGAGCACAGAAGACTGGCAGGAAATAGATTCTCTATGCTCATCATTCTCTGAGATGCCATATGAGGCATCCAACATGAGTAGAAGTATGAAAGATGAAGCAAAAGAGCTGGCTGGAAAAAGTACAACAGAAAAAGTATCCTACACCCTTTCTAGTTTGTATAGGCGGTTGTTGAAGAAAGAAGTTTATAATGCTCATAGGGCTGAAGATGACTGTCTAATGTTATTAGAGTGTGTTGTTGCTACCAAGGAGTTTTTGCCCTGGGCTGATAGattttgtaaaagtattctAGATATTAAACCTTTTGATCGGTGTCAGTATAAGTAG
- the LOC113505156 gene encoding uncharacterized protein LOC113505156 yields the protein MIVEPEPPSPEATGPAICAEDENADKYKNMDNEQNIFRQLDETISKAMDDELDEMFHEILEEFEKESDVTYKGILEEVKNVTLTLKQVIKSNITKRYLNIGPIVVRIFATPKICKTKLAPVLEAEGITNLCKTSKCYIGMCQSYEELDRLCAMKTLVVENSSISMKPYH from the exons ATGATAGTGGAACCGGAACCACCCTCTCCCGAGGCAACGGGGCCGGCGATATGCGCAGAAGATG aaaacgcTGACAAGTACAAGAATATGGATAATGAGCAAAATATATTCAGGCAGTTGGACGAGACGATATCGAAGGCTATGGACGACGAATTGGATGAAATGTTTCACgag ATTTTGGAAGAGTTTGAAAAAGAATCGGACGTGACTTACAAAGGTATACTCGAAGAAGTTAAGAATGTAACGCTCACTCTGAAACAG GTAATAAAGTCGAATATAACCAAGCGCTACCTGAACATTGGGCCTATTGTGGTAAGAATCTTCGCGACACCAAAGATCTGTAAGACGAAGCTCGCGCCAGTCCTTGAGGCAGAAGGTATCACAAACCTCTGCAAGACTAGCAAGTGCTACATCGGTATGTGCCAGTCTTATGAAGAGCTGGATAGACTGTGTGCTATGAAAACATTAGTTGTTg AAAATTCATCAATATCAATGAAACCTTACCACTGA
- the LOC113505149 gene encoding uncharacterized protein LOC113505149: MDKSSYLFMSKRKRLKFTFRTMDKNSSTDSNISLDSLETFKRKPSIKTRVSEEKVDTILVPFYEKDVLIKVPKDQKRKQNNTGNKYLRLKEKLNKEMSQTNSYLVNKDRDKIKRPTYLEMFRKQFTPNQGDRRKDNNEIRSLSPEFGDTERESIGDDANNPVPGFYNTEPYNELYYEKLLNRDLQSYLDNSYDDQEDDLHFAEEMHSKPDDVCDDHPDNLRSVSEISNPRRLRRATVEPIQNVKLGGLGPDIEKIKPRLERARSLQRYSEKVRMENRLRIYKKTYQTETEKKVEKDVSVKRTATAKEGSSKERHEEVSASYLVNKSINDKSSKILKTPYLKSKSADVQRIRERNAEKERQKQQQPATKKNDASVQKTETKKIEVKPDVHKLRSEARTKVRTKSSSKNKGINTEADASIPPVQISLMVNLGGARPSSALRSLEEKHRMYQEQVKAFMDNNNV; this comes from the coding sequence ATGGACAAGTCGTCGTATCTATTTATGAGCAAAAGAAAAAGACTTAAATTTACGTTTAGAACAATGGATAAAAACTCAAGTACTGATAGCAACATATCCTTAGATAGCTTGGAAACTTTTAAACGTAAACCGTCCATTAAAACCAGAGTTTCCGAAGAAAAGGTTGATACCATACTTGTTCCATTTTACGAAAAAGACGTGCTCATAAAGGTGCCGAAAGatcagaaaagaaaacaaaacaatacaggTAACAAATACCTTAGATTGAAGGAGAAGCTTAATAAAGAAATGTCGCAAACTAACAGCTACCTCGTCAATAAAGatagagataaaattaaacgCCCCACATACTTGGAGATGTTCCGTAAGCAGTTCACTCCTAACCAAGGAGATAGGAGGAAGGATAATAATGAAATTCGCTCTCTTTCACCAGAATTCGGTGATACTGAAAGAGAAAGTATTGGCGATGATGCTAATAATCCAGTACCGGGGTTTTATAATACAGAACCTTATAATGAGTTGTATTATGAGAAACTTTTAAATCGAGATTTGCAAAGCTATCTGGATAACTCTTATGACGATCAAGAAGACGATTTACATTTTGCTGAAGAAATGCATAGTAAACCTGATGACGTTTGTGATGATCATCCTGATAATCTGAGGAGTGTGTCCGAGATTTCCAACCCGCGACGACTAAGACGGGCTACAGTGGAACCTATACAGAATGTGAAGCTGGGAGGCCTGGGGCCCGATATAGAGAAGATTAAACCGAGACTGGAAAGGGCTAGAAGTCTACAAAGGTATTCAGAAAAAGTAAGAATGGAAAATCGTCTTCGGATTTACAAAAAGACTTATCAAACTGAAACCGAGAAGAAGGTTGAGAAAGATGTGTCAGTGAAGAGAACTGCTACGGCTAAAGAGGGTTCTAGTAAAGAGCGGCACGAGGAAGTCAGTGCGTCGTACTTAGTAAATAAATCCATAAATGACAAGTCCTCTAAAATTCTGAAAACACCATACTTGAAATCGAAATCCGCCGATGTTCAAAGAATTCGAGAACGGAACGCTGAAAAGGAGAGGCAGAAGCAACAGCAGCCAGCCACGAAAAAAAACGATGCAAGTGTTCAGAAaacggaaacaaaaaaaatagaagttaaaCCTGATGTACACAAGTTGCGGAGCGAGGCCCGAACTAAGGTCAGGACTAAATCTAGTTCTAAAAATAAGGGTATTAATACTGAAGCGGATGCAAGCATTCCTCCAGTACAGATCAGTTTAATGGTGAACCTGGGAGGAGCCAGACCATCGAGCGCTTTGAGGTCCTTAGAGGAGAAACACCGCATGTATCAAGAGCAAGTCAAAGCCTTTATGGATAATAACAACGTGTAA